The genomic region GCGACAAAAGCATCATAAACCAACTATACGGAAAATACCTAGGACAACACACAATAACACTACCACTAAGCCCCGAACAACAAATACAACAATTCACCCGACTAGTAACCAATCCCCAAAAACTAGGCACAGACACAGCAATAATAGAAGTAACAGGACAATTCTCATTAGCAGACATACTCCTCGCGGCAAACACGGGCATACAAACAGTATACCTAATAGCAACACCAGAAACAATACAAAATATAATACACATAATGCTGCTCTTCCAAGAAAAAATATCAAAACCAAAAATAGAAATAAATAACAAAGAAATAATCATAGACAACATAACATTTAAAACAATAATAGTACCCCAAACAATACCAACCATAATATCAAAGCTATACACAAAAATAGTAGAAAAAAGCAGAGAAACAACCTACATACCAGGATTCATATCATCAATAAGTGCCCTCACAATAAAACAAATGCAACAAAGAAAAATACAAATAAAAACAATACAAGAACTAATAAAAACATAAGTCTCAAACCCTAGCCTGAATTATTTTATTCTTACCAATAGAATCAACAATACACTCAACACAATCCTTAAATAACCTAATAAACGGCGAACGACCAATAAGATCATCTTCTTCAAGTCTACTAAAATCACCAATATCGACCGGCCTAAACAGGTAGATGCTAAACTCTATTCCTTTAATACTTATACTAAATCTAGCAACAATGCCTTTTTTCTCATATTCTTTAACAATATCTGTACAACATGTACCTGTGTATTTGTTTATCTCACTGCCTAATGCCAACGAAAAAGTATAGATGCACTCACTAAAGAATGATGTCGTAAGTAAGAATGTCTTAACAGCATTCACTAAGTCTGATTCACTATTAGATTTGTATGCATATAGATATAAATTAAGAGGGTCAAATAAGAACCAATCAATGCCATAAAGTGATTCAATTTCTCCAAATTGTTTTATTATACTATTAAATATCTCATTAATTATATTATTATTAAAATTATTAAAGAAATATTTAATAATTTTAGAAATATTTGTTTCACACACGTAAAATTTTTTAGAGATATTATAACAATTAAATTTATTTTCATTAATTTCTAACATATTTATTTCATTATATTTTTGTTTTTGATCATCTATTTTAATAACTATAGCCATCTATACCACCTAATCTAGTTATTATAATTTATCTATAGCAATAATTAAGAAGATTATTTATATTTATTCTACTAAAAATTGTTGAAGAGGGAAACAAACCTTTATTAGGTATTATACAACAAACACATAGATTGAGATTACCGCAATATCGTCTATGTGAAGCACATGTATATTGACATAGTCTTCTTTTATTACCTTGGACTAGCATTTCTCTATGAAGAATATTAATAATTTCCCATACCGGGATACCCAATATATTAAAACGTCTACGAATCTTATCACGAATAGTTTTAAATAGTATGGGATTATTACTAATTTTGTGACAATCAATATATATTACTATATTTCCATTTCTTAAACCTATGTCAGGAATACCTGAATTATTTTGATTATTTAAGCGTAGGCAATGCATTAAATTAGCATGTGTCCCCTCATATTGGTTGCATTCAGATGTATTTTGATTATAATTATCTAAAGGAATACAAATAATATTATTTATATTATTAAAAAACCAATCATAATCATTATATTTACAATCACCATCGCACCTTCTACAATTTCCAACAGCCATCCTATCACCAGATAACTGTTTATTTTCCATATGATAATATATCAAAAATTAATTCTATTTCGTTTCTTAACGCAGTAAATGTTATATCATTATATATTGTCTGCGCAGTACCAAATTCATCTACTGATATATATTTACCTTGTCGTGAAAAGTGATACATTCTTATATCTAGATTAGCACTCTCCTTCATTAAACCTACAATAGCTGAGATCAACCTTAATGAATGCGTTGTTAATATAAATCGTATTCTGTTCTTATTTCTATTAGGTATTTCTGCTAGAATTCTTATAAGCCCTTGTAACGACGATGGATGTAAGGCTATTTCCGGCTCTTCTATAGCTACTACTACCTCTTCTCCATTTTCTGCTAGTTTTTCAGCAATACTAGCCTCTAATAGCATTGAGATAAGGTTGCGTGTCCCCATACTGAGATAGTTAAAAGGAATGTATGCTTCTTCTTTAGTAGATCCTTCACTCTCAGCTTTCTCATTTACAACAAGTTGTTGTTCTTTGATATCTATTTTTATATCTAGTATCTCTTTTCCTTCGCCAGTTCTCGCTACCTCGCTTAAGTACTTTTTAAAGTCCTCAATAATATCATGCCAAAATTGGGTATTTGGATCCGAGAATACATTTGACCAAGACAATATATTAGTAACGTTCTCTCCTTCTGCCCCTACGCCATCTCTTCTTACCGCCTCATACTCTATAGTAGTTTCTACTCGTTCTTTCTCTGTAGTAGCGGGGAATATCCGCTTTATTGATATTAGGTGAACAAAAGGAACAATAGAAGAGTCTATTTCCGGTTCTTCCTCGCTTCCTATTATTTCCCTAGCATGTTTTGTACTAACTAAATCTAGATTACACGTATATCCATTATATGATCCATAAATACCAAAATATTTTAATCCAGAATAAAGTATTATTTCAAATTTTCTTTCTTTACTGAATTTATTTATGATATGATGCATCAACTGTTCTTTATCATTGATTATAAATCGGCCTTTTAATTTAGATTCATTTATTCTACATCCCTTTTTGTCGGAAAAGGTTACATTTAGATTATCATATTCTTCGTAGTGCCTTGCTGCTAGTGAGAGAAGGCGTAGTGCTTCGAGCATGGAGGATTTTCCTACGCCTCTGTATCCAAGGAATATTGTTAAGTCCCCTAAGGATGGCATTACGTATCCTTTCTTCATGTAATCGGATTCTTCTTGCGGATCTGCTATGATTGCTTTGAAGTTTTTTACGGCAAAGAGGTAAGGTTCGCTTATGTTGCTCATCTCGTTGAGCACCTAGCCAGATTTTTGTTTACGAGTATTTGGTATGAGCCTGGCTTTTTAGTTGCTTTTGATTTGTTTTATACTATTCTATAGTTGAGTAAGTTTGTTGATAGCGATAGAGATATAAGTAAGTGATGTATGCCATGCCTCCGGCATTGAGTTTAAGTATTTATAGTTTTGTAGTGGTTATATTATTGTGGTGTGTTTTTGATATGGGTCAGGGAGCATTAGCGGGTATCTATGAGAAGGGTGACTTGGTTCTCTTATCGCCGGTTTCAGGCTTATTTGTTGGTAGTGGTAGGGATACGAGTTGTAGTGTTGATTTGGCTGTTCAGCGTGATTTTGCAGGGTATCCTATTATATGGGGTAGTAGTCTGAAGGGGGCTTTGCGGTCTGCTTTTACCCTTAGGTGTGAAGGTGCGGGAGAGGGGTGTAGGGATTGCGTTAGGGTCTTGTTCGGTAATGAAAGAGAAGATATAGAGGCTTTTGCTGGATCCATGTACGTCTCCGATTTCGGTCTACTTGCCTTGGCTGGTCCCTGTAGTTTTGGTGTATGCTTCTTTACATCGCCGTTTATTTTGCAGCGTTTCATGAGTGTTGCAAATGTCTTGGTCTCTGGGCTTGTCGAGATCAGTAATGGTTTGCGGAACGTTCTTAGCGCATTCTTGCGGGATGCAAGCGAATTACTGGAGTCTAATGAGGATGCTCTTAATGCTGGGAGACCTGTTGTATCGGTTTCTTCTCTACAGGATATGAAGTATCTCGTGTTTGGCACAAAGATCTATTCATCCGATCATGTTGTGCTTGAAAGCATGCTTGGAGATGTTTTCCGGAGGGTCTTTCGCTATGTGTTTGGCGAGGATGCTGCCCGCGTATATTCTGAGAGAGTAGTGCTTGTCCCTGATAACGTTGCTGCCCGGTTATTGGGGCAGAGCCTTATTCCGCGGAGAACTCGTGTGAGCCTTGATTATCGTAGTAAGCGTGTTAGGCCTGGGGCCTTGTGGAGCGAAGAGTATGTGCCCGAGCTGAGCCTGTTCTACGGGATATTCCTCTACTCGAGGCCAAGAGAGCCAATGAGAGCGAGTAGTTGCAGGAAATTCTTGAAAGAGGACTCGGCTAGTGTGGAGGACGCTGAGTTTGTTAGATCGGTTTTCCGTAAGCTTGCAGGCGCAGGCGCGGATAGCTCCTTCTATACTATTATCGGTGGGCATGAGACTGTTGGTAGAGGGCTTGTACATATAAAGCTTGTAGAGGGGTAAGGGAGCCGTGAGTATTGTTGCGAGGAGTTTGCTGGATAGGCACATCGCATGGTTTACCCGTCTTGTTAGGGCGATATATAGTCTGGGTTTAGAGGGATCCAGTTCTACTAGGAATACATGCATAGAGATTGGTAGGAAGCTTAGGAGCATTGCTCGCAGGGTAGTTGATTACTATGCTTCGCAGGGCTCTGTAGATACTCTCCTCTACTTGTTCTCTAAGAGCGGCATAGATACAGCGAGAAAGATTTACGAAAAGCACTTGCCGGCGAAAGAGAGCTATGATGACATAAGGAGTGCCGTGGCCGATATATGCCGAGAGGGCGGTAGCCCGGATGCTATTGCACATAGCTTGTTGCTATTATTCCTGCTAAGGGTTCTAGGCGACATATACGGAGTAGATAGTGTTGATTTTGAGGAAGCATTTGACACGATTATCGAGAAGACTATCAGTGATGCTGGGCTCCTCGAAGCGTTAAATGAGCAGGTATTATGCTCACTTGCTTCTGCACGCAGGAGTATCGAGGCATTCATCAAGGCTGGTGAGGAGTAACGTGCTGAGGGAGATAGCAAGGATAAGAGTTACTTCTTCAACTCCTCTCTTCTTAGGAGGCTATGATACAAGGTTCACGAGGAGGCTGGCTGGTTTAGAGATAGTTGAGCCGTTGCGCACACAGTCGATAAAAGGTGTGCTTCGCTGGTGGAGTCGTGCATTCTTGGCTGGAGCTCTCTATGCTAGAGGTAGTCGTGGCCGCGAGCTTGTGCGCAAAGTTATAGATCTCTCTAAAACATTGTGGGGCTCGACGGAGTCTGCATCCCCCTTTGTAATCCGTTCTCTCGAGCAGGGCGTATCCATGTGCGATAACTCTACATGGCGCAAGCTTTCCCGGGAGCACCAACGGCTAAGACTTCTCCAGCTAGGTGGGGGAAGACTGCCTCCTAGTGAGTACAGAGCCGTTAACATGGCGGACATAATTCTCTACTCTAGGACTGTACCAGCTTCCCAGAGTTTTTACTCATTTGCGTCAGCTATGCTAGTAGCGCTCTTTGAGCTTGGCTGCCTCGGCAAGGCTTCTAGGCGGGGCCTAGGCTGTTTCGATATAGTCTCCGGTGTATTGCCTCCATGGCTGCATAGTGCTAGGTCTCGGCTTCCATCATCTCTCTCAGAGCTGGTAACAAGCATACATAGACTCGCTGCCGAGATCGCTGGGGGCGGAAGCGCCGAGGAGGGACAAGGGCTTCCACCGGTTCCCGCGATAGCGCCTGGTGTATACCGGGTGCTCCTCTGCAAACTGGACGATGTAGACCCTGTTGATGCGACGATAAAGTTCTCTAAGTGTGTTACTGCGCAGTATCGTAAGCTCGTTAAGGGTGGCGATGTTCTCCGACGTAGACTGTATGCATGGATCCTTGGGCTCCCCCGGGAGCAGAAAGGAACGGGATACAAGGCGAGAGGAGTTGAGCGGCGGGCTTCT from Pyrofollis japonicus harbors:
- a CDS encoding AAA family ATPase codes for the protein MSNISEPYLFAVKNFKAIIADPQEESDYMKKGYVMPSLGDLTIFLGYRGVGKSSMLEALRLLSLAARHYEEYDNLNVTFSDKKGCRINESKLKGRFIINDKEQLMHHIINKFSKERKFEIILYSGLKYFGIYGSYNGYTCNLDLVSTKHAREIIGSEEEPEIDSSIVPFVHLISIKRIFPATTEKERVETTIEYEAVRRDGVGAEGENVTNILSWSNVFSDPNTQFWHDIIEDFKKYLSEVARTGEGKEILDIKIDIKEQQLVVNEKAESEGSTKEEAYIPFNYLSMGTRNLISMLLEASIAEKLAENGEEVVVAIEEPEIALHPSSLQGLIRILAEIPNRNKNRIRFILTTHSLRLISAIVGLMKESANLDIRMYHFSRQGKYISVDEFGTAQTIYNDITFTALRNEIELIFDILSYGK
- the cmr4 gene encoding type III-B CRISPR module RAMP protein Cmr4 — translated: MGQGALAGIYEKGDLVLLSPVSGLFVGSGRDTSCSVDLAVQRDFAGYPIIWGSSLKGALRSAFTLRCEGAGEGCRDCVRVLFGNEREDIEAFAGSMYVSDFGLLALAGPCSFGVCFFTSPFILQRFMSVANVLVSGLVEISNGLRNVLSAFLRDASELLESNEDALNAGRPVVSVSSLQDMKYLVFGTKIYSSDHVVLESMLGDVFRRVFRYVFGEDAARVYSERVVLVPDNVAARLLGQSLIPRRTRVSLDYRSKRVRPGALWSEEYVPELSLFYGIFLYSRPREPMRASSCRKFLKEDSASVEDAEFVRSVFRKLAGAGADSSFYTIIGGHETVGRGLVHIKLVEG
- the cmr1 gene encoding type III-B CRISPR module RAMP protein Cmr1 produces the protein MLLHAGVSRHSSRLVRSNVLREIARIRVTSSTPLFLGGYDTRFTRRLAGLEIVEPLRTQSIKGVLRWWSRAFLAGALYARGSRGRELVRKVIDLSKTLWGSTESASPFVIRSLEQGVSMCDNSTWRKLSREHQRLRLLQLGGGRLPPSEYRAVNMADIILYSRTVPASQSFYSFASAMLVALFELGCLGKASRRGLGCFDIVSGVLPPWLHSARSRLPSSLSELVTSIHRLAAEIAGGGSAEEGQGLPPVPAIAPGVYRVLLCKLDDVDPVDATIKFSKCVTAQYRKLVKGGDVLRRRLYAWILGLPREQKGTGYKARGVERRASPLIFTVHRGYALLQAFYSSDWPSQIEWIGGHSSTSIRVSDDVIISAMDTAVEFLQNCLGEQRQDLGPSISCQEVKWSA